A single window of Granulicella mallensis MP5ACTX8 DNA harbors:
- the secE gene encoding preprotein translocase subunit SecE — protein MSKAAVVETNDSSSGLQRVASGPERLTSFLKDVREEMRKVVTPTRAEVQSTTIVVIATVFIFAAYFEIVDLILGRGVDQLFVYLTKH, from the coding sequence ATGTCAAAAGCAGCCGTAGTGGAAACGAACGATTCGAGCTCCGGTCTTCAGCGTGTGGCTTCTGGCCCTGAGCGTCTCACTTCCTTTTTGAAGGATGTTCGCGAGGAGATGCGCAAGGTCGTTACGCCTACGCGTGCCGAGGTTCAGTCGACTACGATCGTCGTGATCGCCACGGTCTTTATCTTTGCCGCGTACTTTGAGATCGTCGACCTGATCCTGGGCAGGGGCGTTGATCAGCTCTTCGTCTATCTCACCAAGCACTAA
- the rplK gene encoding 50S ribosomal protein L11 gives MAPKKITGYVKLQITAGKATPAPPVGPALGQAQVNIMEFCKQFNERTSKDPNVTGMTVPVVITVYADRTFSFITKTPPAPVLLLKAAGIEKGSGTPNKDKKGKVTEKQILDIAKVKMPDMNANTVEAAAKTIRGTARSMGIDVVA, from the coding sequence ATGGCACCGAAGAAAATCACTGGATACGTCAAGCTCCAGATCACAGCCGGCAAAGCGACGCCGGCTCCCCCGGTTGGCCCCGCGCTCGGTCAGGCTCAGGTCAACATCATGGAGTTCTGCAAGCAGTTCAACGAGCGCACCAGCAAGGATCCCAATGTCACCGGCATGACGGTTCCGGTCGTCATCACCGTGTACGCCGACCGTACGTTCAGCTTCATCACCAAGACGCCTCCGGCGCCGGTGTTGCTGCTCAAGGCTGCGGGCATTGAGAAGGGTTCGGGCACGCCGAACAAGGACAAGAAGGGCAAAGTCACTGAGAAGCAGATTCTCGATATTGCCAAGGTCAAGATGCCGGACATGAACGCGAACACGGTCGAGGCTGCTGCAAAGACCATTCGTGGCACCGCGCGCTCGATGGGTATCGACGTCGTCGCGTAA
- the tuf gene encoding elongation factor Tu, translating into MAKEKFDRSKPHVNIGTIGHIDHGKTTLTAAITKVLSKHNPKNSFRSFDTIDNAPEERERGITISTSHVEYETPNRHYAHVDCPGHADYIKNMITGAAQMDGAILVVAATDGPMPQTKEHVLLARQVGVPYIVVFLNKCDAVEDEELIELVEMEVRELLSKYEYPGDETPIIRGSALGALNGEAQWEAKIDELMAAVDKYIPQPDRLVDLPFLMPIEDIFSISGRGTVVTGRIERGKVKVGEAAEIVGFRDTQNTVVTGVEMFKKQLDEGLAGDNAGLLLRGIAKEDVERGMVLAKPGSIKPHTQFKGEIYVLSKEEGGRHTPFFNGYRPQFYFRTTDVTGSAKLPEGTEMVMPGDNISLEITLHTPVAMEKGLRFAIREGGRTVGAGTISEIIK; encoded by the coding sequence ATGGCGAAGGAAAAGTTTGATCGCAGCAAACCGCATGTGAATATCGGTACGATTGGTCACATTGATCACGGCAAGACGACGCTGACGGCGGCGATTACGAAGGTATTGTCGAAGCACAACCCGAAGAACAGCTTCCGTTCGTTCGACACGATCGACAATGCTCCTGAAGAGCGCGAGCGCGGCATCACGATCTCGACCTCTCACGTAGAGTACGAGACGCCGAACCGCCACTACGCGCACGTAGATTGCCCGGGCCACGCCGACTACATCAAGAACATGATCACCGGCGCAGCGCAGATGGACGGCGCGATTCTCGTCGTTGCGGCCACGGACGGTCCGATGCCCCAGACCAAGGAGCACGTACTGTTGGCTCGCCAGGTAGGCGTGCCGTACATCGTGGTGTTCCTGAACAAGTGCGATGCGGTGGAAGACGAAGAGCTGATCGAGCTGGTCGAGATGGAAGTACGCGAGTTGCTGTCGAAGTACGAGTACCCTGGCGACGAGACTCCGATCATCCGCGGCTCTGCCCTGGGCGCGCTGAATGGCGAAGCACAGTGGGAAGCCAAGATCGACGAGCTGATGGCAGCGGTGGACAAGTACATTCCGCAGCCTGACCGCCTGGTCGACCTGCCGTTCCTGATGCCGATCGAAGACATCTTCTCGATCTCGGGTCGTGGAACCGTAGTAACAGGCCGTATCGAGCGCGGCAAGGTGAAGGTAGGCGAGGCAGCTGAAATCGTCGGGTTCCGCGACACGCAGAACACGGTGGTTACGGGCGTTGAGATGTTCAAGAAGCAGCTGGACGAAGGTCTGGCTGGTGACAACGCTGGACTGCTTCTGCGCGGTATCGCGAAGGAAGACGTGGAGCGCGGGATGGTTCTGGCGAAGCCGGGATCGATCAAGCCGCATACCCAGTTCAAGGGCGAGATCTACGTTCTGAGCAAGGAAGAAGGCGGACGTCACACACCGTTCTTCAACGGCTACCGCCCGCAGTTCTACTTCCGCACCACGGACGTAACGGGATCGGCGAAGCTTCCTGAGGGAACCGAGATGGTGATGCCTGGCGATAACATCTCGCTGGAGATCACGCTGCACACCCCGGTGGCGATGGAGAAGGGCCTGCGCTTCGCAATTCGCGAAGGCGGTCGTACCGTCGGCGCGGGTACCATCTCCGAGATCATCAAGTAA
- the nusG gene encoding transcription termination/antitermination protein NusG: MREEGTAMADELNPEEQITPEEQNVEQNLEAAAPAGEPEADAPAVNENFKWYIIHAYSGFERKVKESLQSRVAAYHLEDRVGRIEIPTEPTTELRNGKKYTIDRVFLPGYVFVEMALDNDLWHVVKNTPRVTGFLQTGDQPNALSEAEVNAMLNRSDATKEKPKLKMKFSKGEQVRITEGPFANFNGAVDDINEDKQTLKVMVSIFGRPTPTEVSFSNVEKSEE, from the coding sequence ATGCGCGAAGAAGGCACAGCAATGGCAGATGAGTTGAATCCGGAAGAGCAGATTACCCCGGAAGAGCAGAACGTCGAGCAGAATCTCGAGGCTGCCGCACCCGCGGGCGAGCCGGAAGCTGATGCCCCTGCGGTGAATGAGAACTTCAAGTGGTACATCATTCACGCCTACTCCGGCTTTGAGCGCAAGGTCAAGGAGTCGCTGCAGAGCCGCGTCGCCGCCTATCACCTTGAGGATCGCGTCGGACGCATCGAGATTCCGACCGAGCCGACCACCGAGCTGCGCAACGGCAAGAAGTACACCATCGATCGTGTCTTCCTTCCCGGCTACGTCTTCGTCGAGATGGCTCTCGACAACGATCTCTGGCACGTGGTGAAGAACACGCCGCGCGTCACTGGATTTTTGCAGACGGGCGATCAGCCCAACGCTCTCTCCGAGGCCGAAGTCAACGCGATGCTGAATCGCTCCGACGCGACCAAGGAAAAGCCGAAGCTCAAGATGAAGTTCTCCAAGGGCGAACAGGTACGCATTACCGAAGGCCCCTTTGCGAACTTCAACGGCGCTGTCGACGACATCAACGAAGACAAGCAGACGCTCAAGGTCATGGTCAGCATCTTCGGACGCCCGACACCGACCGAGGTTTCGTTCTCGAACGTTGAGAAGTCCGAGGAGTAG
- the rpmG gene encoding 50S ribosomal protein L33 has protein sequence MREIVTLQCPVCKNRNYSTTKNKKTTTGRLEFSKFCNACRKHTDHKETK, from the coding sequence ATGCGCGAAATCGTAACCCTTCAGTGCCCGGTCTGTAAGAACCGGAACTACTCGACGACCAAGAACAAGAAGACGACCACCGGCCGCCTTGAGTTCTCCAAGTTTTGCAACGCGTGCCGCAAGCACACGGATCACAAGGAAACGAAGTAA